Proteins from a genomic interval of Methanofollis formosanus:
- a CDS encoding amino acid ABC transporter ATP-binding protein produces the protein MSSEDCILRVEDIHKKYGEREVLRGVSFEVKKGETIVFIGPSGTGKSTLLRCINQLTEPDAGRVYLHGEEVTHSGARINYFRQKIGMVFQNFYLFDHLTALRNVEIALLKVKKMDPAAAREKALAELRRVGMEDWAENYPAELSGGQAQRVSIARALAMDPDVILFDEPTSALDPELTREVLEVMKALARQGMTMLVVTHEMSFARSVANKIVFMEHGKVQEQGSPDDLMTSPTFTRTREFIGSFQDFDED, from the coding sequence ATGAGTTCAGAGGATTGCATCCTCCGGGTCGAGGATATTCATAAGAAGTATGGTGAGCGGGAGGTGCTCCGCGGTGTCTCCTTCGAGGTGAAGAAAGGGGAGACGATCGTCTTCATCGGTCCTTCCGGGACCGGGAAGAGCACGCTGCTGCGGTGCATCAACCAGTTGACCGAACCGGATGCAGGACGGGTGTACCTGCACGGTGAAGAGGTGACGCACTCCGGTGCACGGATCAACTATTTCCGTCAGAAGATCGGGATGGTCTTCCAGAACTTCTACCTCTTCGATCACCTGACGGCGCTCCGAAACGTTGAGATCGCGCTGTTGAAGGTGAAGAAGATGGACCCCGCCGCCGCCCGCGAGAAAGCGCTTGCGGAACTGCGTCGTGTCGGGATGGAGGACTGGGCGGAGAACTATCCTGCCGAACTCTCGGGCGGTCAGGCGCAGCGCGTCTCGATCGCGCGTGCGCTGGCGATGGACCCGGACGTGATCCTCTTCGACGAACCGACCTCCGCCCTCGATCCCGAACTGACCCGTGAGGTGCTCGAGGTGATGAAGGCGCTCGCCCGGCAGGGCATGACGATGCTGGTGGTGACGCACGAGATGAGTTTTGCCCGCTCGGTTGCGAACAAGATCGTCTTCATGGAGCACGGCAAGGTCCAGGAGCAGGGATCCCCCGACGACCTCATGACCAGTCCGACCTTCACCCGCACACGCGAGTTCATCGGATCGTTCCAGGACTTCGACGAAGACTGA
- a CDS encoding amino acid ABC transporter permease, which translates to MDDIVFLTTVLLPALWEGVLVTLLLIAAAAPFGFLLGIGLAVGRTYGDRWVSFPCKAFVTFVKGTPLLLLLFILYFGMPSIGIRFPSAEWAAVVGFIFCNGAYSSEYIRGALLSVKEGQMTASQALGMTRSQGIRYIVLPQALRRAIPGLTNEFIYLIKYSSLAYMITVIELTGAGKLVATKYFTFNETFIVVGIVYLFLVTVTTLVANRLEKKYAVPV; encoded by the coding sequence ATGGACGATATAGTATTCCTGACGACAGTTCTCCTCCCCGCCCTCTGGGAGGGTGTCCTGGTCACCCTCCTCCTCATTGCAGCGGCGGCTCCGTTCGGTTTTCTTCTGGGAATCGGTCTTGCGGTCGGCAGGACCTATGGGGACCGGTGGGTCTCGTTCCCCTGCAAGGCCTTTGTCACCTTTGTCAAGGGGACGCCCCTCCTCCTCCTGCTCTTTATCCTGTACTTCGGGATGCCGTCGATCGGGATCAGGTTCCCGTCGGCCGAGTGGGCGGCGGTGGTCGGTTTTATCTTCTGTAATGGGGCATACAGCTCCGAGTACATCAGAGGTGCGCTCCTCTCGGTGAAGGAAGGGCAGATGACCGCGTCCCAGGCACTCGGGATGACCCGCTCCCAGGGGATCCGCTACATCGTCCTCCCGCAGGCGCTCCGCCGTGCCATTCCCGGACTGACCAACGAGTTCATCTATCTCATCAAATACTCCTCGCTTGCCTACATGATCACGGTCATCGAACTGACCGGTGCGGGCAAACTGGTGGCGACAAAGTACTTCACCTTCAACGAGACCTTCATCGTGGTCGGTATCGTCTATCTCTTCCTGGTCACGGTCACCACCCTGGTCGCGAACAGGCTCGAGAAGAAGTACGCCGTCCCGGTGTGA
- a CDS encoding sulfurtransferase TusA family protein: MIDEEVPARELDCVGLFCPEPIARTKEEIEKVAVGEVLKVEADDPAAEEDITRWAKRTGHEIVRFEKEEGILTFYIRRTT, encoded by the coding sequence TTGATCGATGAGGAGGTTCCGGCACGGGAACTGGACTGTGTCGGGCTCTTCTGCCCGGAACCGATTGCACGAACGAAAGAGGAGATCGAGAAGGTCGCCGTCGGAGAGGTGTTGAAGGTCGAGGCCGACGACCCGGCGGCTGAAGAGGACATCACCCGCTGGGCGAAGCGGACCGGACACGAGATTGTTCGTTTTGAGAAGGAGGAGGGGATCCTGACCTTCTATATCAGGAGGACGACGTGA
- a CDS encoding DsrE family protein: MAKILYVQTSGPDTPERLYAPFILGATAVNMGDEAAIFFMIKGVMVVKQGEAEKVGVGAFPPLAEVMRQALDAGVKVYICEQSTQLLGIPRGEFIPEGVIAGGATLNDLALEAEAVLTF, from the coding sequence ATGGCGAAGATACTGTATGTCCAGACGAGCGGACCCGATACGCCGGAACGGCTGTACGCCCCGTTCATCCTCGGGGCGACGGCGGTGAACATGGGGGACGAGGCGGCAATCTTCTTTATGATCAAGGGGGTGATGGTCGTCAAGCAGGGTGAGGCCGAGAAGGTCGGGGTCGGGGCCTTCCCGCCGCTGGCCGAGGTGATGCGGCAGGCGCTCGATGCCGGGGTGAAGGTCTATATCTGCGAGCAGAGCACGCAGCTGCTCGGGATCCCGAGGGGCGAGTTCATCCCCGAGGGAGTGATCGCCGGCGGGGCGACGCTCAACGACCTGGCCCTGGAGGCCGAGGCGGTCCTGACCTTCTAA
- a CDS encoding cysteine desulfurase family protein — protein MVYLDHASAMPVDPRVLAFARRYLEEEFGNPSSLYDRGLSVRRAVEAARGQVAALIRAADQRKIVFTGSATESNNLAIRGTALRNRKKGKKVLVSAVEHISVMNPAKDLQKQGFELGFIPVDRYGTVDLAALEAELTPETVLVSVNYANDEIGTVEPMREVSRLVHGAGAYLHVNATAAAGRVLIDVQEDGIDLLTLSGNDLGGPRGAAALYVGPGVKVQSVMPGGGQERGLRSGTENVFAIAGMGEAARLAAEEMAEEMAREQAIRDRLIREVLEIEEAALTGHPTARLPHHASFRFSRIEGESILLNLDTFFDIQVATGSACSSRTLEPSHVLLAIGLTHEQAHGSVVMTLGRSNTVADVQYVADAMRETVGRLRGISPL, from the coding sequence ATGGTCTACCTGGACCACGCGTCGGCGATGCCGGTGGACCCACGTGTCCTTGCCTTTGCCAGGCGGTACCTGGAGGAGGAGTTCGGCAACCCCTCTTCCCTGTATGACCGCGGGCTCTCGGTGCGGCGGGCGGTGGAGGCGGCCAGGGGGCAGGTCGCGGCCCTGATCCGTGCGGCGGACCAGCGGAAGATCGTCTTCACCGGGAGTGCGACCGAGTCGAATAACCTGGCGATCAGAGGGACGGCACTGCGAAACCGGAAGAAGGGGAAGAAGGTTCTTGTCAGTGCGGTCGAGCATATCTCGGTGATGAACCCGGCCAAAGATCTCCAGAAACAGGGGTTTGAACTGGGGTTCATCCCGGTCGACCGCTACGGGACGGTCGACCTGGCCGCCCTGGAGGCAGAACTCACGCCCGAGACCGTTCTGGTCTCGGTGAATTACGCGAACGACGAGATCGGGACGGTCGAACCGATGCGCGAGGTGAGCAGGCTGGTGCATGGGGCGGGGGCGTATCTCCATGTGAACGCCACCGCCGCGGCCGGTCGGGTTTTGATCGATGTGCAGGAGGACGGGATCGATCTCCTGACCCTCTCCGGAAACGACCTGGGCGGGCCGCGGGGCGCGGCGGCGCTGTACGTCGGGCCGGGGGTGAAGGTGCAGTCGGTGATGCCGGGCGGCGGGCAGGAGCGGGGGCTGCGGTCAGGGACCGAGAACGTCTTTGCCATCGCCGGGATGGGCGAGGCGGCGCGGCTTGCGGCAGAGGAGATGGCCGAGGAGATGGCGCGGGAGCAGGCGATCCGCGACCGCCTGATCAGGGAAGTCCTGGAGATCGAGGAGGCGGCGCTCACCGGCCACCCGACCGCCCGCCTCCCGCATCACGCGAGTTTCAGGTTCAGCAGGATCGAGGGGGAGAGCATCCTCCTGAACCTGGACACCTTCTTCGACATCCAGGTGGCGACCGGGTCGGCCTGCTCGTCCAGGACGCTGGAACCCTCCCACGTCCTGCTTGCGATCGGGCTGACCCACGAACAGGCGCATGGCTCGGTGGTGATGACCTTGGGACGGTCGAACACCGTCGCCGACGTGCAGTATGTCGCCGATGCGATGCGTGAGACGGTGGGGCGTCTCAGGGGGATCTCCCCGTTATAA
- the nifU gene encoding Fe-S cluster assembly scaffold protein NifU, with product MEDRPQIGYSKRVMDHFMNPRNVGEVENADGLGLVGNPVCGDLMQVTIKVEDDVITDIKFKTFGCGSAIATASMVTELAMGKHLDEALAITRQDVADELEGLPPVKMHCSNLAADALHEAIEDYQEKKKKKEAEMAA from the coding sequence ATGGAGGACAGGCCACAGATTGGCTACTCGAAGCGGGTCATGGACCACTTCATGAACCCGAGGAACGTGGGCGAGGTCGAGAATGCCGATGGTCTCGGGCTGGTGGGCAACCCGGTCTGCGGCGACCTGATGCAGGTCACCATCAAGGTCGAGGACGACGTGATCACCGATATCAAGTTCAAGACCTTCGGATGCGGCTCTGCGATCGCGACGGCGAGCATGGTCACCGAACTCGCGATGGGCAAGCACCTGGACGAGGCGCTGGCGATCACCCGCCAGGACGTCGCCGACGAACTGGAGGGGCTGCCGCCGGTGAAGATGCACTGTTCCAACCTTGCGGCCGACGCCCTGCACGAAGCGATCGAGGATTATCAGGAGAAAAAGAAGAAGAAAGAGGCTGAGATGGCGGCATGA
- the hxlB gene encoding 6-phospho-3-hexuloisomerase produces the protein MVEECYSIVDLMLLTSEKVAETARGLDQEQASGFIDHLLAARRIYVVGAGRSGLVARAFAMRLCHLGVEAYVVGETITPALGKGDTLVAFSGSGETTSVVDFCETAQELEGRICLITATPDSQLGRMADCVVDLGASAPPIQVDSGQYEVRQLTGEYRSVSPAFAPFGTLYETAALIFSDAVLSALMELKHCSLEEVKGRLANIQ, from the coding sequence ATGGTAGAGGAGTGCTACAGCATCGTCGACCTGATGCTCCTGACCTCTGAGAAAGTTGCCGAGACGGCCCGAGGCCTGGACCAGGAGCAGGCGTCGGGTTTCATCGACCACCTCCTTGCGGCGCGCCGGATCTATGTGGTCGGTGCGGGCCGGTCTGGGCTGGTGGCCCGGGCGTTTGCGATGCGGCTCTGCCATCTGGGGGTGGAGGCCTATGTGGTCGGGGAGACGATCACCCCGGCGCTGGGGAAGGGGGACACCCTTGTCGCTTTCTCGGGATCGGGAGAGACGACGTCGGTCGTCGACTTCTGTGAGACAGCCCAGGAACTCGAAGGCCGGATCTGTCTGATTACGGCCACCCCTGATTCGCAGCTCGGGCGCATGGCCGACTGTGTCGTGGACCTGGGCGCCTCGGCCCCACCGATCCAGGTTGATTCGGGGCAGTACGAGGTCCGTCAGCTCACCGGAGAGTATCGGTCGGTCTCTCCGGCGTTTGCTCCGTTCGGGACATTGTACGAGACAGCCGCCCTCATCTTCTCAGACGCTGTCCTCTCGGCCCTGATGGAGTTGAAGCACTGCAGTCTTGAAGAGGTAAAGGGGCGGCTCGCGAATATCCAGTGA
- a CDS encoding DUF3795 domain-containing protein: MEQNIEVCGMICTDCNHFSECGGCEAVRGRPFWTAYVGAEECPIYGCCVGERHLEHCGQCPELVCERFTRFKNPEMTDEEAAAALDATKSRLLTRRREE; encoded by the coding sequence ATGGAACAAAATATCGAGGTCTGTGGAATGATCTGTACGGACTGCAACCATTTTTCGGAATGTGGAGGGTGCGAAGCGGTTCGAGGCAGGCCATTCTGGACGGCATATGTCGGAGCCGAAGAGTGCCCGATCTATGGATGTTGTGTGGGGGAGCGGCATCTCGAACACTGCGGACAGTGCCCGGAACTCGTTTGTGAGCGGTTCACACGTTTCAAGAATCCCGAGATGACCGATGAAGAGGCCGCCGCCGCCCTCGACGCGACGAAGAGCCGGCTCCTCACCAGGAGGAGAGAAGAATAA
- a CDS encoding pro-sigmaK processing inhibitor BofA family protein: MLGPIIGILLALLVALLLFFVLRKGIALVINAVVGVVILYLINLFNVMSLFGLPDIPIDIITVLISALGGIIGVIIVVILHLLGIPL; this comes from the coding sequence ATGCTCGGACCAATCATCGGGATCCTTCTCGCACTCCTCGTAGCGCTGCTCCTCTTCTTTGTCCTGAGAAAAGGGATCGCCCTCGTGATCAACGCCGTCGTCGGCGTCGTCATCCTCTACCTGATCAACCTCTTCAACGTAATGAGCCTCTTCGGACTGCCCGACATCCCCATCGACATCATCACCGTACTCATCAGTGCCCTCGGCGGGATCATCGGCGTGATCATCGTGGTGATCCTCCATCTCCTGGGGATCCCGCTCTGA
- a CDS encoding LEA type 2 family protein encodes MKLTPILAILAIAVFTAGCTSEPPVGPPKVTVTGVAVSDLSLESMDLVVILAVDNPNPIEVTISKVELDVSYSKDRAEVLLGSGTAGPIIVPASNRTEFTVPITMDNAAMLSAAAILLLSGELEVKAEGMATIDAGVASFDVPFEKTENVVVRD; translated from the coding sequence ATGAAACTCACACCGATCCTGGCCATTCTTGCGATCGCCGTTTTCACGGCCGGATGCACCTCCGAACCGCCGGTCGGGCCGCCGAAGGTCACCGTCACCGGCGTCGCCGTCAGTGACCTTAGCCTGGAGAGCATGGACCTGGTGGTCATCCTTGCCGTGGACAACCCCAACCCGATCGAGGTGACGATCAGCAAGGTGGAGCTGGACGTCTCCTACTCCAAAGACAGAGCAGAAGTGCTGCTCGGCTCAGGAACCGCAGGACCGATCATCGTGCCGGCATCCAACCGGACGGAGTTCACGGTCCCGATCACCATGGACAATGCGGCCATGCTCTCTGCGGCCGCGATCCTGCTCCTCTCCGGAGAACTGGAGGTGAAGGCCGAGGGTATGGCGACCATCGATGCAGGCGTCGCTTCGTTCGACGTGCCTTTTGAGAAGACAGAGAACGTCGTGGTGCGGGACTGA
- a CDS encoding RimK/LysX family protein yields MEGGDDAETRRVLAFLGAEWRLADRFSLPAEAFLPVFFSMRFGGAWSYAAEGLRAVSVVKKTTVYEDDGKGATIEEIYLLVDPEVLSEEGAVARLEKCGEEPERLLVVRPSRVQVRVRRGVRVLVDPARREVSAGEVAGDVLTFEGPEAFAVAHEMEHLEAREVSGRRLWEFRFV; encoded by the coding sequence ATGGAGGGGGGTGACGACGCCGAGACCCGCCGGGTGCTCGCTTTTCTTGGGGCCGAGTGGAGGCTTGCCGACCGTTTTTCTCTCCCTGCAGAAGCATTCCTCCCGGTCTTTTTCTCGATGCGTTTTGGGGGCGCCTGGAGTTATGCGGCAGAGGGGTTGAGGGCGGTCTCGGTCGTGAAGAAGACGACGGTCTATGAGGATGATGGGAAGGGGGCCACCATCGAAGAGATCTATCTCCTCGTCGACCCGGAGGTTCTCAGCGAGGAGGGGGCGGTCGCCAGGCTGGAGAAGTGCGGCGAGGAACCGGAACGACTCCTGGTCGTCCGCCCTTCCCGCGTGCAGGTCAGGGTGCGCAGGGGAGTGCGGGTGCTGGTCGATCCGGCCAGGCGTGAGGTCTCGGCCGGGGAGGTGGCGGGGGACGTCCTCACCTTCGAGGGCCCCGAGGCGTTCGCCGTTGCCCACGAGATGGAGCACCTCGAAGCGCGGGAGGTCTCTGGGAGGAGGTTGTGGGAGTTCAGGTTTGTCTGA
- a CDS encoding Eco57I restriction-modification methylase domain-containing protein: MTAGDPGSRPPDWLVEITEALGSPEGGAALCMALGIRPLPCPLPLENSGVFLLAGSMEAPLALWTREEIEVPEGSLVLVSAGEKGALLCRSGEGHTRIVLDPADPRESDRRALTALRDGEDYGQAATSRRFVEECIPLFGSVSRATGDREGSLTLFVDLVMLSMPGAEGEGPGDLWERYRAGGRYGTDRFAAGVAAPSLAAALQGCRPPDSLDVPDRFCKNILEIIERYRFTCREETPAEQEAAVGPEAIALLTEHLAPAGDHSLTGVFYTPVAEVWFMCRRALVEALSVRLPEVGAEALYALVFSQSAAGLPDRARALAALDEITAIDPACGSGSFLVGMLGVLEETARALGGSGIRTMVRAVGEGLHGTDVMPAAVRAAGLRLLLRLRAGEGGGAASPWQNLRVGDTLAAPWEGCFDIVIGNPPYVRQELIAPPGWEGAGTHERQAYKDALIQKAGTVFPALGRPDRRSDLYIYFFLCGLAMLRRPGGILCFITPTTWLDTAYGSGLQEFLLRNVPIIAVYDLPGRTFAGADVNTVITLLGSPSKESDRCLGHPARFVRVAAPPGDRDLAGDLAAVERARPAARDGNLAAMAGNLVKVGKCRAFPALQADLLEEGRDTRDGRYAGSAWTGKFLRAPEIFYTVLRKGQGLFVRIGEVAPFRRGMTTGANAFFYLDRAGQDRWGIEDEFLVPVIKSPRECLTTRIDPAALQYRAFVCTRGKDVLAGTGAGRYIERGEERQVRMRERGERVGAARGYQNFRSFETKKRWYALEPKGGTLFWMKETYERLGCFVSETEILCDCRFYCASAPVAVQNAVNSTLALFLAETLSRSSLGLGARSLMVYEVNRLPVPAGIEGLSGELLLEDRKLGSVFEECGIDPGRPIRDQRPGPLPDRARLDALVFEAFGLTPAEQEEVYLALCEMVLERTGRARSLGGHPRTPPRRR, from the coding sequence ATGACCGCCGGCGACCCGGGGAGCAGGCCGCCAGACTGGCTCGTGGAGATCACCGAGGCACTCGGGTCACCGGAAGGCGGCGCCGCACTCTGCATGGCCCTCGGCATCCGCCCGCTCCCCTGCCCCCTCCCCCTGGAGAACAGCGGCGTCTTCCTCCTGGCCGGGAGCATGGAAGCGCCGCTCGCCCTCTGGACCAGGGAAGAGATCGAGGTGCCGGAAGGTTCCCTGGTGCTCGTCAGTGCTGGAGAGAAGGGCGCACTGCTCTGTCGGTCGGGAGAAGGGCACACCAGGATCGTCCTCGACCCGGCTGACCCGCGGGAGAGCGACCGCCGTGCGCTGACCGCACTCCGGGACGGCGAAGACTACGGGCAGGCGGCCACCTCGCGCCGGTTCGTGGAGGAGTGCATCCCCCTCTTCGGGTCGGTCTCGCGGGCGACCGGCGACCGCGAGGGCTCCCTCACCCTCTTCGTCGACCTCGTGATGCTCTCCATGCCCGGTGCCGAGGGAGAAGGTCCGGGCGATCTCTGGGAGCGGTACCGTGCCGGGGGGCGGTACGGCACCGACCGGTTCGCCGCCGGGGTGGCCGCACCGTCACTCGCAGCGGCGCTGCAGGGTTGCCGGCCGCCCGACTCTCTCGACGTCCCGGACCGCTTCTGCAAAAATATTCTGGAGATCATAGAGCGGTACCGTTTCACCTGCCGGGAAGAGACGCCTGCCGAGCAGGAGGCCGCCGTCGGACCCGAGGCGATCGCCCTCCTCACCGAGCACCTCGCCCCGGCAGGCGACCACAGCCTCACCGGGGTCTTCTACACCCCCGTCGCGGAGGTCTGGTTCATGTGCCGCCGCGCCCTGGTCGAGGCACTGAGTGTCCGCCTCCCTGAAGTCGGGGCTGAGGCGCTCTACGCTCTCGTCTTTTCGCAGTCTGCAGCAGGGCTGCCCGACCGGGCCCGCGCCCTCGCCGCACTCGACGAGATCACGGCCATCGACCCGGCCTGCGGGTCGGGCTCGTTTCTCGTCGGGATGCTGGGGGTGCTCGAGGAGACGGCCCGGGCCCTGGGGGGGTCCGGGATCAGGACGATGGTGCGGGCCGTCGGGGAGGGGCTGCATGGGACCGACGTGATGCCGGCCGCCGTCAGGGCCGCGGGTCTGCGTCTCCTCCTCAGGCTCCGTGCAGGTGAGGGAGGAGGGGCGGCCAGTCCCTGGCAGAATCTCCGCGTCGGGGACACCCTCGCCGCCCCCTGGGAAGGCTGCTTCGATATCGTCATCGGCAACCCTCCCTATGTCAGGCAGGAACTGATCGCTCCTCCGGGTTGGGAAGGGGCCGGGACGCACGAGCGGCAGGCCTACAAGGATGCCCTGATCCAAAAGGCCGGGACGGTCTTCCCGGCCCTCGGGCGCCCTGACCGCCGGTCGGACCTCTACATCTACTTCTTCCTCTGCGGGCTGGCGATGCTCAGGCGGCCCGGCGGGATTCTCTGCTTCATCACCCCGACCACCTGGCTCGACACCGCCTACGGCAGCGGGCTGCAGGAATTTCTTCTCAGAAATGTCCCGATCATCGCGGTCTACGACCTCCCCGGACGCACCTTCGCCGGCGCCGACGTGAACACCGTCATCACCCTCCTCGGTTCACCCTCAAAAGAGTCGGACAGGTGCCTCGGCCATCCGGCCAGGTTCGTGCGGGTCGCCGCACCCCCCGGTGACCGGGACCTCGCCGGGGACCTCGCGGCAGTCGAGAGGGCCAGGCCCGCGGCCCGGGATGGGAATCTCGCGGCGATGGCCGGAAACCTCGTAAAGGTCGGGAAGTGCCGGGCCTTCCCGGCCCTCCAGGCAGACCTCCTCGAGGAGGGCCGGGACACGCGGGACGGCAGGTACGCCGGGAGTGCCTGGACCGGGAAATTTCTCAGGGCCCCGGAGATCTTCTACACGGTGCTCAGGAAGGGTCAGGGCCTGTTCGTCAGGATCGGCGAGGTGGCGCCGTTCAGGCGCGGGATGACCACCGGGGCGAACGCCTTCTTCTATCTCGACCGGGCGGGGCAGGACCGGTGGGGGATCGAGGACGAGTTCCTGGTCCCGGTGATCAAGAGCCCGCGCGAGTGCCTGACGACCAGGATCGACCCGGCCGCCCTGCAGTACCGGGCCTTCGTCTGCACCCGCGGGAAAGACGTCCTCGCCGGCACCGGTGCCGGTCGTTACATCGAGAGAGGCGAGGAGCGGCAGGTCAGGATGCGGGAAAGGGGGGAGCGAGTGGGAGCGGCCAGGGGATACCAGAACTTCCGCTCTTTTGAAACGAAGAAACGATGGTATGCCCTCGAACCAAAGGGGGGCACCCTCTTCTGGATGAAGGAGACCTACGAGCGGCTCGGCTGTTTCGTCTCCGAGACCGAAATCCTCTGCGACTGCCGTTTCTACTGCGCCAGTGCCCCGGTGGCGGTTCAGAACGCCGTCAACAGTACCCTGGCCCTCTTCCTGGCCGAGACGCTCTCGCGCAGCAGCCTCGGTCTGGGCGCGAGGTCGTTGATGGTCTATGAAGTCAACCGGCTGCCGGTCCCGGCCGGGATCGAAGGGCTCTCCGGGGAACTGCTCCTTGAGGACCGGAAACTCGGTTCGGTCTTCGAGGAGTGCGGGATCGATCCCGGCCGACCGATACGGGACCAGCGGCCCGGGCCCCTCCCTGACCGGGCGCGCCTGGACGCCCTGGTCTTTGAGGCCTTCGGCCTGACTCCCGCCGAGCAGGAGGAGGTCTACCTCGCCCTCTGCGAGATGGTCCTGGAGCGGACCGGGCGGGCGCGGAGTCTCGGAGGTCATCCCCGGACCCCTCCCCGCAGAAGATAG
- the cls gene encoding cardiolipin synthase, translating to MTYRRPWRDEGVGDMGVPAIICPGLFVLNAVCALLIIFFERKNPGAALAWIVVLVFIPVLGFVFYLLLGQNIYKKRLFILKKKDDEMLKGILREQEGWMTAGTSPLSGRLGAFRPLASMLLRHDMAVLCPDNEVEVYTGGDDKFSALFDAIHSARDHVHLQYYIIRDDSLGRRMITALAEKAAEGCEVRLLYDAVGCRRLRADFFRPLTEAGGEVASFFPSRYLPFNLRVNYRNHRKIAVVDGTVGFIGGFNVGTEYLGEDPLLGPWRDTHLKIAGSAASFMQLRFFQDWNYAAGDDLGFEERYFPARTFTGDAVVQIVSSGPDSLGEEIKKGYLKLISSAEKSVYIQSPYFVPDGSVLDALTIAALSGVDVRVMIPCKPDHPFVYWATYSYIGDLLAAGVRAYTYDAGFLHAKTIVVDGAAASVGSANWDIRSFCLNFEANAFIYDAEVAGRLQAVFEADLAACTEVTPAVYAARSRRVKAKEMVFRLFSGVL from the coding sequence ATGACGTACCGGCGTCCATGGAGAGACGAGGGGGTCGGCGATATGGGAGTGCCCGCCATCATATGTCCCGGACTGTTCGTCCTCAACGCCGTCTGTGCCCTCCTGATCATCTTTTTCGAGCGGAAAAATCCGGGCGCCGCCCTCGCCTGGATCGTCGTCCTGGTCTTCATCCCGGTGTTGGGGTTCGTCTTCTACCTTCTCCTCGGCCAGAACATCTACAAAAAACGGCTGTTCATCCTGAAAAAAAAGGACGACGAGATGCTGAAAGGGATCCTCAGGGAGCAGGAGGGGTGGATGACGGCCGGCACCTCTCCTCTCAGCGGCCGCCTCGGGGCCTTCCGGCCCCTGGCCTCCATGCTGCTGCGCCACGACATGGCGGTCCTCTGCCCCGATAACGAGGTGGAGGTCTACACCGGGGGAGACGACAAGTTCTCGGCCCTCTTCGATGCGATCCACTCGGCCCGCGACCATGTCCATCTCCAGTATTACATCATCAGGGACGATAGCCTGGGCCGGCGGATGATCACGGCGCTTGCGGAGAAGGCGGCCGAAGGGTGCGAGGTGCGGCTGTTGTACGACGCCGTCGGGTGCCGACGGCTCAGAGCAGACTTTTTCAGGCCCCTGACCGAGGCGGGCGGTGAGGTGGCGAGTTTCTTCCCGTCGCGTTACCTCCCCTTCAACCTCAGGGTGAACTACCGCAACCACAGGAAGATCGCCGTCGTCGACGGGACGGTCGGGTTCATCGGGGGCTTCAATGTCGGTACCGAGTACCTGGGCGAGGATCCCCTGCTCGGCCCCTGGCGGGACACCCACCTGAAGATCGCCGGGAGCGCCGCCTCCTTCATGCAACTCAGGTTCTTCCAGGACTGGAACTATGCCGCCGGCGACGATCTCGGGTTTGAAGAACGCTACTTCCCGGCCCGCACTTTCACCGGCGACGCCGTCGTCCAGATCGTCTCAAGCGGCCCCGACTCGCTCGGGGAAGAGATCAAGAAGGGCTACCTCAAACTCATCTCCTCGGCAGAGAAGTCGGTCTACATCCAGTCGCCGTATTTTGTCCCTGACGGGAGCGTGCTCGACGCCCTGACCATCGCCGCGCTCTCGGGCGTCGACGTGCGGGTGATGATCCCCTGCAAGCCCGACCATCCCTTCGTCTACTGGGCAACGTACTCGTACATCGGCGACCTTCTCGCGGCCGGCGTGCGGGCCTACACCTACGACGCCGGGTTTCTCCATGCCAAGACTATCGTCGTCGACGGCGCCGCGGCCTCGGTGGGGAGCGCCAACTGGGATATCAGGAGTTTTTGCCTGAACTTCGAAGCCAACGCCTTCATCTACGACGCGGAGGTGGCCGGGCGGCTTCAGGCGGTCTTCGAAGCCGACCTGGCCGCCTGCACCGAGGTGACGCCTGCGGTCTACGCGGCCCGGTCGCGGCGGGTGAAGGCGAAGGAGATGGTCTTCCGGCTCTTTTCAGGGGTGCTTTAA